In one Candidatus Nomurabacteria bacterium genomic region, the following are encoded:
- the prfB gene encoding peptide chain release factor 2: protein MQPLEKRIQVLKDDIAVAYEQLAIDVKAKQLQSLDDELAVPEVWNNPANAQAMSKQQAALGAMVQPWQTLQAQVNDMAELMALGDDSLRSEFEGQIEALENEFADRKKELLYSGRYDDHNAIIRISAGVGGTDAQDFAEMLERMYLRWAEKSSMNASTVERSAGEEAGIKSSVIEITGPYVYGKLRSENGVHRLVRLSPFNSDNLRQTSFALVEVLPQIDTPDEVQLDDKDLKVDVYRAGGHGGQSVNTTDSAVRVTHVPTGLVVAIQNERSQLQNKETAMKILRSKLAQLQMEQHAESIADLRAGESANWGSQIRNYVLHPYTLVKDTRTKYEEKDPQAVLDGKIDGFIEAYLESQLGE from the coding sequence ATGCAACCACTTGAGAAACGAATACAGGTTTTGAAGGATGATATAGCTGTCGCGTACGAACAGCTTGCTATTGACGTAAAAGCCAAGCAATTGCAGTCGCTTGATGACGAACTTGCCGTGCCCGAGGTGTGGAATAATCCTGCTAATGCGCAGGCTATGAGTAAACAACAGGCGGCGTTAGGCGCAATGGTGCAGCCGTGGCAGACATTACAAGCCCAGGTGAATGATATGGCCGAGCTGATGGCGTTGGGTGACGACAGTTTACGAAGTGAATTTGAAGGCCAGATAGAGGCTTTAGAAAATGAATTTGCTGATCGCAAAAAGGAATTGCTGTATAGCGGAAGATATGATGATCATAATGCAATTATTCGCATAAGCGCCGGAGTGGGCGGTACTGATGCGCAGGATTTTGCCGAGATGTTAGAGCGAATGTATTTACGTTGGGCGGAAAAGTCTAGTATGAATGCATCGACCGTTGAACGCTCAGCTGGCGAGGAAGCTGGGATCAAGTCAAGTGTCATCGAAATAACCGGCCCCTATGTTTACGGTAAATTGCGGTCTGAAAATGGTGTTCACAGGCTGGTACGGCTAAGTCCATTTAATAGCGATAATTTACGCCAGACGAGCTTTGCGCTGGTGGAGGTTTTGCCGCAAATTGATACGCCGGATGAAGTGCAGTTGGATGACAAAGATTTGAAAGTTGATGTTTATCGCGCGGGTGGCCATGGCGGTCAGTCAGTCAATACGACTGATAGCGCCGTGAGAGTGACTCATGTGCCGACTGGCTTGGTTGTGGCGATTCAGAACGAACGCAGCCAGTTGCAAAATAAGGAAACGGCTATGAAGATCTTGCGTTCTAAGCTTGCCCAATTACAGATGGAACAACATGCTGAATCGATTGCTGATTTACGCGCTGGAGAATCGGCAAACTGGGGCTCACAGATCCGTAACTATGTACTACATCCGTATACGTTAGTGAAGGACACTCGTACTAAATATGAAGAGAAAGATCCGCAGGCGGTGCTCGACGGCAAGATTGATGGCTTTATAGAAGCCTATCTGGAATCACAATTAGGCGAATAG
- the murI gene encoding glutamate racemase has translation MIKIGVFDSGVGGEAVAERLRQLFPEAKIISVNDSANVPYGTKAAHEITRLTDSAIQPLLKAKCDAIVIACNTATTNAINHLRATYPKVHFVGIEPMVKPAAKLTKTSVIAVLATPSTLKSHRYAELKRQWAPKLTVIEPDCANWASFIERGELQRVDVHVAVHEALRWHSDVIVLGCTHYHWLKDRIQAIAGPSVRVLEPSDAIGARIESLLSTDSLLPV, from the coding sequence ATGATAAAAATTGGTGTATTTGATTCAGGCGTCGGCGGTGAGGCTGTCGCAGAAAGATTACGTCAATTGTTTCCTGAAGCCAAAATCATATCGGTAAACGACAGCGCCAACGTACCTTATGGCACCAAAGCGGCGCACGAGATTACTCGTCTAACAGATTCCGCTATACAGCCACTACTCAAGGCAAAATGCGACGCAATTGTTATCGCTTGTAATACCGCAACGACAAATGCCATCAATCATCTTCGCGCCACCTACCCTAAAGTCCATTTCGTTGGCATTGAACCTATGGTTAAACCAGCAGCCAAACTGACCAAAACAAGTGTCATTGCCGTCCTCGCTACGCCCAGCACTTTAAAAAGCCACCGCTACGCAGAGTTGAAGCGTCAATGGGCGCCAAAACTTACTGTTATTGAGCCTGACTGTGCCAACTGGGCCTCGTTCATCGAACGAGGAGAACTACAACGGGTCGACGTACACGTAGCTGTTCACGAAGCACTAAGATGGCACTCAGACGTAATCGTACTTGGTTGTACCCATTACCATTGGCTGAAAGACCGCATACAGGCCATCGCAGGCCCGAGTGTACGCGTACTTGAGCCATCCGATGCAATCGGTGCCCGCATAGAATCACTTCTTTCTACAGACTCTCTACTGCCTGTATAA
- the murD gene encoding UDP-N-acetylmuramoyl-L-alanine--D-glutamate ligase: MNIAILGYGVEGESVYKYYRTKYPDAVITVYDNNSQPKNPLPSDVKFVGGVKDFKGIVADLAVKTPAISPDQVQVTGEVTTMAREFLKVCPAQTIGVTGTKGKGTTCSLIKSILDTAGKRAWLVGNIGIGAFDVLHQIKPSDIVVYELSSFQLWDIDVSPHVAVVLGVEPEHLDVHKDLDDYVGAKANIAKHQKPEDLTIYLQGNQYSELIAKQSPGKTMAYPSDDAGHVREGKFYYGEQELCSVASLKLPGVHNRENACAAISAVWPWVRDGNEIERGLLAFQGLPHRLKLVKDVNEVEYYDDSIATTPGSAIAAIKSFEAPKILILGGSDKGASYGELAQAVMDNVDSMRRVLLIGTEAPKIEAALKEVGFARYNRYDTTLKMDEIVKTAAATAEPGDVVILSPACASFDMFKDYADRGNQFIQAVESL; the protein is encoded by the coding sequence ATGAATATAGCTATTTTAGGTTATGGCGTCGAAGGCGAGAGTGTCTATAAATATTACCGTACAAAGTACCCAGATGCTGTCATAACTGTCTATGACAACAATTCGCAACCAAAGAACCCGTTGCCGTCGGATGTGAAATTTGTTGGCGGGGTTAAGGATTTTAAGGGCATCGTGGCCGACTTGGCTGTCAAAACACCTGCTATATCGCCAGATCAGGTACAGGTGACTGGTGAAGTAACGACAATGGCACGTGAATTCCTTAAAGTTTGTCCAGCTCAGACGATTGGGGTTACTGGTACGAAAGGTAAGGGTACGACTTGTAGCCTCATCAAATCTATCCTTGATACTGCCGGAAAGCGAGCTTGGCTAGTCGGCAACATCGGTATAGGAGCATTCGACGTCCTGCATCAGATCAAACCGAGCGATATCGTGGTGTATGAGTTAAGTAGCTTTCAACTATGGGATATCGATGTTAGTCCGCATGTAGCAGTCGTGTTGGGTGTTGAACCGGAGCACTTGGATGTACATAAAGATCTCGATGACTATGTTGGGGCAAAGGCAAACATCGCTAAGCATCAGAAGCCAGAAGACTTAACTATTTATTTACAGGGTAATCAATACTCCGAACTAATTGCAAAACAGTCGCCAGGTAAGACTATGGCGTATCCGAGTGATGATGCAGGACATGTACGAGAAGGTAAGTTTTATTATGGTGAACAAGAATTGTGTTCAGTAGCCTCGTTGAAATTACCTGGGGTACATAATCGTGAAAATGCGTGCGCTGCAATCAGTGCTGTGTGGCCATGGGTAAGAGACGGTAATGAAATTGAGCGAGGGCTGCTGGCATTTCAGGGGCTACCTCACAGACTTAAATTAGTTAAGGATGTTAATGAAGTTGAATATTACGATGATAGTATAGCGACAACACCGGGTAGTGCGATAGCAGCTATAAAGTCGTTTGAGGCGCCGAAAATTCTGATATTGGGCGGGTCTGACAAAGGTGCTTCGTATGGTGAACTGGCTCAAGCTGTCATGGATAACGTTGATTCAATGCGCAGGGTTTTACTAATAGGAACAGAAGCTCCAAAGATAGAGGCGGCTCTCAAAGAGGTTGGCTTTGCTCGGTATAACAGGTACGATACGACATTAAAAATGGATGAAATTGTAAAAACAGCCGCCGCAACTGCTGAGCCTGGTGACGTAGTCATACTTAGCCCGGCTTGTGCGAGTTTTGATATGTTCAAGGATTACGCTGATCGCGGTAATCAGTTTATACAGGCAGTAGAGAGTCTGTAG
- a CDS encoding insulinase family protein, producing MKHTVEEVRLKNGARGLLIDVPGASVMSFQFQFRAGNRYVAKKNIYETAHVMEHMAFGANAKFKSEHEFEAEFTKNGAYHNAYTSDLSMVYLADCADFEWERILELQRLSICQPRFNSSELEAEKGNVRSELTGFLNNHNRVLWPKVQQLLGEDVLTFNQRLRTIPRVKLHHIKEHHARTHTAANMRFVIAGKMQGRKSEIKRQLEDWDLPRGERFEAPHDEFHGGKPTLIRRKEASNLTFAWSMIVPRELSEEESDAMDCLDHILTGTMTSRIYGAARKKGLAYGMFSDTSVGFHDSSWDFGGQVNLDTSDGLFDIIVRELRAVLDGKITEAEIDAAKSYALGRHQMGAQTVSQISNFYTNRYFSDDVVKDYEKVPDSIKNTSRECMIETAREFISYNINVLAGVSSGERKELVRLNEKLATLFETV from the coding sequence ATGAAACATACCGTCGAAGAAGTCCGGTTAAAAAACGGAGCACGTGGACTTCTTATAGACGTTCCTGGCGCCTCGGTTATGAGTTTTCAGTTTCAGTTTCGTGCTGGCAACAGATATGTAGCAAAGAAGAATATTTACGAAACTGCACACGTAATGGAGCATATGGCTTTTGGCGCGAATGCAAAGTTCAAAAGTGAACACGAATTTGAAGCGGAATTTACAAAAAATGGCGCATACCACAACGCCTATACAAGCGATCTTAGTATGGTGTATTTGGCCGATTGCGCTGATTTTGAATGGGAGCGCATATTGGAATTACAGCGCTTGTCAATTTGTCAGCCTCGATTCAATTCATCGGAGCTAGAGGCTGAAAAGGGCAACGTTCGAAGCGAGCTGACTGGGTTTTTGAATAATCATAACCGTGTGCTGTGGCCAAAGGTGCAGCAGTTACTGGGCGAAGATGTATTGACGTTTAATCAGAGACTGCGGACGATACCGCGTGTGAAGCTGCACCACATAAAAGAGCATCATGCGCGAACGCACACAGCAGCGAATATGCGATTCGTGATTGCCGGAAAGATGCAGGGACGAAAAAGCGAAATTAAACGACAACTAGAGGATTGGGATTTACCGCGCGGAGAACGTTTTGAAGCGCCACACGATGAATTCCATGGAGGTAAGCCGACCTTGATTCGTCGGAAGGAGGCGTCCAACCTAACGTTTGCTTGGTCGATGATTGTACCAAGGGAATTGAGCGAAGAAGAATCAGACGCCATGGATTGCTTGGACCATATATTAACAGGAACGATGACGTCGCGTATTTATGGAGCAGCTCGCAAAAAAGGCTTGGCATACGGTATGTTTAGCGATACATCGGTCGGTTTTCATGATAGTAGTTGGGATTTTGGTGGTCAGGTAAATCTGGATACATCTGATGGCCTGTTCGACATTATTGTACGGGAACTTCGCGCGGTTCTTGATGGCAAAATTACAGAGGCCGAAATTGATGCCGCTAAATCGTACGCCCTTGGTCGGCATCAGATGGGTGCTCAGACTGTATCACAGATAAGCAATTTCTATACAAACCGCTATTTTTCAGATGATGTTGTTAAGGATTATGAAAAGGTACCTGATTCTATTAAAAACACGTCTCGTGAATGTATGATTGAGACAGCTCGAGAATTCATAAGCTACAACATCAACGTATTGGCTGGCGTAAGTAGCGGCGAGCGAAAAGAGCTTGTGCGACTGAACGAAAAGCTGGCAACGTTGTTTGAGACTGTATAG